Proteins encoded in a region of the Zea mays cultivar B73 chromosome 4, Zm-B73-REFERENCE-NAM-5.0, whole genome shotgun sequence genome:
- the LOC100285745 gene encoding Probable auxin efflux carrier component 1d, with the protein MITALDLYHVLTAVVPLYVAMTLAYGSVRWWRIFTPDQCSGINRFVALFAVPLLSFHFISTNDPFAMNLRFLAADTLQKVAVLALLALASRGLSSPRALGLDWSITLFSLSTLPNTLVMGIPLLRGMYGASSAGTLMVQVVVLQCIIWYTLMLFLFEYRAARALVLDQFPDGAAASIVSFRVDSDVVSLARGDVELEAEPDGVAGAGAVSSRGGDAGRVRVTVRKSTSSRSEAACSHSHSQTMQPRVSNLSGVEIYSLQSSRNPTPRGSSFNHADFFNIVGAAAKGGGGAAGDEEKGACGGGGGGHSPQPQAVAVPAKRKDLHMLVWSSSASPVSERAAVHVFGAGGADHADVLAKGAQAYDEYGRDDYSSRTKNGSGGADKGGPTLSKLGSNSTAQLYPKDDGEGRAAAVAMPPASVMTRLILIMVWRKLIRNPNTYSSLIGVVWSLVSYRWGIEMPAIIARSISILSDAGLGMAMFSLGLFMALQPRIIACGNKLAAIAMGVRFVAGPAVMAAASIAVGLRGVLLHIAIVQAALPQGIVPFVFAKEYGVHPDILSTAVIFGMLIALPITLVYYILLGL; encoded by the exons ATGATCACCGCGCTGGACCTCTACCACGTGCTGACGGCGGTGGTGCCGCTGTACGTGGCCATGACGCTGGCGTACGGCTCCGTCCGCTGGTGGCGCATCTTCACGCCGGACCAGTGCTCCGGGATCAACCGCTTCGTGGCGCTCTTCGCCGTGCCGCTCCTCTCCTTCCACTTCATCTCCACCAACGACCCCTTCGCCATGAACCTGCGCTTCCTGGCCGCCGACACGCTGCAGAAGGTGGCCGTCCTCGCGCTGCTGGCGCTGGCCTCCCGCGGCCTCTCCTCCCCGCGCGCGCTCGGGCTCGACTGGAGCATCACGCTCTTCTCCCTCTCCACGCTCCCCAACACGCTCGTCATGGGCATCCCGCTGCTGCGAGGCATGTACGGCGCGTCGTCGGCCGGCACGCTCATGGTCCAGGTCGTCGTCCTCCAGTGCATCATCTGGTACACGCTCATGCTCTTCCTCTTCGAGTACCGCGCCGCGCGCGCGCTCGTCCTCGACCAGTTCCCCGACGGCGCCGCCGCGTCCATCGTCTCCTTCCGCGTCGACTCCGACGTCGTCTCGCTCGCCAGGGGGGACGTCGAGCTCGAGGCCGAGCCCGACGGcgtcgccggcgccggcgccgtctcCTCCCGCGGCGGGGACGCCGGGCGGGTGCGCGTCACCGTGCGCAAGTCCACCAGCTCGCGCTCCGAGGCCGCGTGCTCGCACTCGCACTCCCAGACCATGCAGCCCCGTGTGTCCAACCTCTCCGGCGTGGAGATCTACTCGCTGCAGTCGTCGCGCAACCCCACCCCGCGCGGGTCCAGCTTCAACCACGCCGACTTCTTCAACATCGTCGGCGCCGCCGCCAAGGGAGGCGGAGGAGCGGCGGGGGACGAGGAGAAGGGCgcatgcggcggcggcggcggaggacaCTCGCCGCAGCCGCAGGCCGTCGCCGTGCCGGCCAAGAGGAAGGACCTGCACATGCTCGTCTGGAGCTCCAGCGCCTCGCCCGTGTCCGAGCGCGCCGCCGTGCACGTCTTCGGCGCCGGCGGCGCTGACCATGCCGACGTCCTCGCCAAAG GAGCCCAGGCCTACGACGAGTACGGGCGCGACGACTACAGCAGCAGGACGAAGAACGGGAGCGGCGGCGCGGACAAGGGCGGGCCGACGCTGTCGAAGCTGGGGTCCAACTCGACGGCGCAGCTGTACCCCAAGGACGACGGCgaggggagggcggcggcggtggcgatgCCGCCGGCGAGCGTGATGACGCGGCTCATCCTCATCATGGTGTGGAGGAAGCTGATCCGGAACCCCAACACCTACTCCAGCCTCATCGGCGTCGTCTGGTCCCTGGTCTCCTACAG GTGGGGCATCGAGATGCCAGCGATCATCGCCCGGTCGATTTCGATCCTGTCGGACGCGGGTCTCGGGATGGCCATGTTCAGCCTAG GCCTGTTCATGGCGCTGCAGCCGAGGATCATCGCGTGCGGGAACAAGCTGGCGGCCATCGCGATGGGCGTCCGGTTCGTCGCAGGCCCCGCGGTCATGGCCGCCGCCTCCATCGCCGTCGGTCTGCGCGGCGTCCTCCTCCACATCGCCATCGTCCAG GCTGCTCTGCCTCAGGGGATCGTGCCGTTCGTGTTCGCCAAGGAGTACGGCGTTCATCCCGACATCCTGAGCACAGC CGTGATCTTCGGGATGCTCATCGCTCTGCCCATCACCCTGGTCTACTACATCTTGCTGGGGCTGTGA